The following are from one region of the Thermoproteus uzoniensis 768-20 genome:
- a CDS encoding pantoate kinase: protein MSRRLFIPHHVTGFWIPAYSEDPLSTGSVGVGVLIGGAVAAYGEEGGVRYNDLLLEPGGGVRISSEFPLGYGYAASAVVSIAKAVGAFGLSREAFAKAHVEEATRRTGLGDVLAIYTGGCLVVRTRPGAPGVGEAHSLPCPNVYAVTADLARIDTRHMLASRHEAIVEAGSEALRAFMREPSFTSFLEAAESFSRRVGFLDERAEALRRRRGVLGLFVKKGVLAIFVEREWVSDVAEEARRLGEVHIKELRELRVSWI from the coding sequence TCTTCATCCCCCACCACGTGACCGGCTTCTGGATACCCGCATACTCCGAAGATCCCCTCTCCACTGGCTCCGTGGGGGTCGGCGTCTTGATAGGCGGGGCCGTGGCGGCCTACGGGGAGGAGGGGGGCGTCCGGTACAACGACCTATTGCTGGAGCCGGGCGGAGGCGTGAGGATCTCGTCGGAGTTCCCCCTGGGCTACGGCTACGCCGCCTCCGCCGTGGTGTCCATCGCCAAAGCCGTCGGCGCGTTCGGCCTCTCCCGCGAGGCCTTCGCAAAGGCCCACGTAGAGGAGGCGACTCGCAGGACCGGGCTCGGGGACGTGTTGGCAATATATACGGGGGGTTGCCTAGTCGTCAGGACTAGGCCGGGGGCGCCGGGCGTCGGGGAGGCCCACTCCCTGCCTTGCCCCAACGTCTACGCGGTCACGGCGGACCTCGCGCGGATCGACACTAGGCACATGCTCGCGTCCCGCCACGAGGCCATAGTCGAGGCCGGCTCGGAGGCCCTCCGGGCGTTTATGCGGGAGCCCTCCTTCACGTCTTTCCTGGAGGCCGCGGAGTCCTTCTCTAGAAGGGTGGGCTTCCTCGACGAGAGAGCTGAGGCGTTGCGCAGACGCCGAGGCGTCCTGGGGCTTTTTGTGAAGAAGGGCGTGTTGGCGATCTTCGTAGAGAGGGAATGGGTGTCCGACGTGGCGGAGGAGGCTAGGAGGCTCGGCGAAGTCCACATAAAGGAGCTGAGGGAGCTACGCGTCTCCTGGATATAG
- a CDS encoding 4-phosphopantoate--beta-alanine ligase has protein sequence MIPPTHPRYRSLLEREKVVEGFRDGYVAVQGLIAQGRGECFDYLIGEETQPFALEAIRAAAAALLLARHPVLSVNGNVAALTPGTVVELAEAVPALIEVNLFYRTREREEKIAEVLRRHGARRVLGVGDDASCTIPELFSERRRVSCEGIYKADVVLVPLEDGDRTEALRRMGKTVIAVDLNPMSRTARSASITIVDNVTRAMPRLVEAVRSMKGLERRELEEVLRNYNNDKVLASALRHILRRLEELADGLYPGDA, from the coding sequence GTGATCCCGCCGACGCACCCCCGTTATAGGAGCTTGCTGGAGCGGGAGAAGGTGGTGGAGGGCTTTAGGGACGGGTACGTCGCCGTCCAAGGGCTAATCGCCCAGGGTAGGGGCGAGTGCTTCGACTACCTAATAGGCGAGGAGACGCAGCCGTTCGCCCTAGAGGCGATAAGGGCCGCCGCGGCGGCCCTACTCCTCGCCCGACATCCGGTGCTCAGCGTTAACGGCAACGTGGCCGCCTTGACGCCGGGGACTGTGGTGGAGCTGGCCGAGGCCGTGCCGGCTCTCATAGAGGTTAACTTGTTCTACCGCACGAGGGAGAGGGAGGAGAAAATAGCGGAGGTCTTGAGGAGGCATGGGGCGAGGCGGGTGCTGGGCGTGGGGGACGACGCCTCCTGCACAATACCGGAGCTCTTCAGCGAGAGGAGGAGGGTCAGCTGTGAGGGGATTTACAAGGCCGACGTGGTCCTAGTGCCGCTGGAGGACGGCGACAGGACGGAGGCTCTGAGGAGGATGGGGAAGACCGTCATAGCCGTAGACCTAAACCCCATGAGCCGCACGGCGAGATCTGCGTCTATCACTATCGTCGACAACGTGACGAGGGCTATGCCGAGGCTTGTGGAGGCGGTGAGGTCGATGAAGGGCCTCGAACGCCGGGAGCTCGAAGAGGTGTTGCGCAACTACAACAACGACAAGGTGCTGGCCTCGGCCTTGCGCCACATCCTAAGGAGGCTGGAGGAGCTGGCAGACGGCCTATATCCAGGAGACGCGTAG
- a CDS encoding RidA family protein, with the protein MKEVVYTKAAPEPIGPYSQGVRVSNMLFVSGQIPIDPRTGEVVKGDIKEQTRRVLENIKAVLEAAGYGLSDVVMSFVFLADMSLFGQFNEVYAEYFKEKPPARVTVQAARLPRDVLVEIAVIAVK; encoded by the coding sequence ATGAAGGAGGTGGTCTACACGAAGGCCGCTCCCGAGCCTATTGGGCCGTACAGCCAAGGGGTGAGGGTGAGCAACATGTTGTTTGTCTCGGGGCAGATACCCATAGATCCAAGGACGGGCGAGGTCGTCAAGGGGGATATCAAGGAGCAGACGAGGCGGGTGCTCGAGAACATAAAGGCGGTGCTGGAGGCCGCGGGCTACGGCTTGTCCGACGTCGTCATGTCCTTCGTCTTCCTCGCCGACATGTCGCTCTTCGGCCAGTTCAATGAGGTGTACGCGGAGTACTTCAAGGAGAAGCCTCCGGCGAGGGTGACGGTGCAGGCGGCCAGGCTTCCCAGAGACGTGTTGGTTGAAATAGCCGTCATTGCAGTTAAGTAG
- a CDS encoding PD-(D/E)XK nuclease family protein has translation MGLDWGRLEEVVERAVRRARSEELREMADAVKALADYMKTGFQEVNKRLEAHEKLLEEHNRRLEELTKAVAELGKRLEELGKRVEEQGRILAEHSRVLAEHGRRLDELTKAVAELKVAMGSLGRRWGRDLERTVLEIYRDALEKRGVEPGRVEKFVYTDVDGRYLRPGARIEVDVYIRDGRTYLLGVKSHAELEDVEWFAEKAQAAEKILGRRADRLIIVAVNIDKEALERASQLGIDAVYGAVIE, from the coding sequence GTGGGCCTCGACTGGGGTAGGCTTGAGGAGGTTGTGGAGAGGGCTGTGAGGAGGGCTAGGTCTGAGGAGCTGAGGGAGATGGCCGACGCCGTTAAGGCTCTCGCCGACTACATGAAGACCGGCTTCCAAGAAGTAAACAAGAGGCTAGAAGCCCACGAGAAGTTGCTAGAGGAGCACAACAGAAGGCTTGAGGAGCTGACGAAGGCAGTCGCTGAGCTGGGCAAGCGCCTAGAGGAGTTGGGCAAGAGAGTTGAGGAGCAGGGCAGAATTCTCGCTGAGCACAGCAGAGTTCTGGCTGAGCATGGTAGGAGGCTTGACGAATTAACTAAGGCTGTGGCCGAGCTTAAGGTGGCTATGGGCTCCCTCGGCCGTAGGTGGGGGCGGGATTTGGAGCGCACCGTCTTGGAGATTTATCGGGATGCTCTTGAGAAGAGGGGGGTTGAGCCCGGGAGGGTGGAGAAGTTCGTCTATACTGACGTGGACGGCCGGTATTTGAGGCCGGGGGCGAGGATTGAGGTTGACGTCTATATTCGCGACGGGAGGACGTATCTCTTGGGGGTTAAGTCGCATGCGGAGCTTGAGGATGTGGAGTGGTTTGCCGAGAAGGCCCAGGCAGCGGAGAAGATACTCGGCCGTAGAGCAGACCGCCTCATAATAGTCGCCGTCAATATAGACAAAGAAGCGCTAGAGAGAGCAAGCCAGCTAGGAATAGACGCGGTGTACGGCGCCGTAATTGAGTAG
- the tuf gene encoding translation elongation factor EF-1 subunit alpha — translation MPSIILNPKPSALQKPHLNLAVIGHVDNGKSTLTGRLLYETGYVDEKGFKEIEELAKKMGKEDFAFAWILDRFKEERERGVTIEATHVGFETNKYFLTIIDLPGHRDFIKNMIVGTSQADAAMLVISARPGEFETAIGPQGQGREHLFLAKTLGVNQLIVAVNKMDVVNYDQKRFDQIKAEIVKMLKLLGYDPNKVPIIPVSAVKGDNIKTKSSNMPWYNGPTLLEAFDALEPPQRPIEKPLRLPIQDVFSITGAGTVVVGRVETGVIKPGDRVIVMPPAKVGDVRSLETHHMKLDEAKPGDNIGVNLRGIEKDDVRRGDVLGKVDNPPTVAEEIVARIIVLWHPTAIGPGYAPVMHVHTATVPVQITELISKLDPRTGQTIEQKPQFIKQGDVAMVRLKPLKPVVVEKFGEFPALGRFALRDMGRTIAAGQVVEVKPAQIQQK, via the coding sequence ATGCCGTCGATAATACTGAACCCCAAGCCCTCGGCGTTGCAGAAGCCCCACTTGAACCTAGCCGTAATCGGACACGTAGACAATGGAAAGTCTACTCTCACCGGAAGGTTGCTCTATGAGACCGGCTACGTCGATGAGAAGGGCTTCAAGGAGATCGAGGAGTTGGCCAAGAAGATGGGCAAGGAGGACTTCGCGTTCGCCTGGATTTTGGACAGGTTCAAGGAGGAGCGCGAGCGCGGCGTCACCATCGAGGCCACCCACGTCGGCTTTGAGACTAACAAGTACTTCCTGACCATAATCGATTTGCCAGGCCACCGCGACTTCATCAAGAACATGATCGTCGGCACCAGCCAGGCCGACGCGGCGATGTTAGTTATATCTGCTAGGCCGGGCGAGTTCGAGACCGCGATAGGCCCGCAGGGCCAAGGGAGGGAGCACTTGTTCCTCGCCAAGACGCTGGGCGTGAACCAGCTGATAGTCGCCGTCAACAAGATGGACGTCGTCAACTACGACCAGAAGAGGTTCGACCAGATAAAGGCTGAGATAGTTAAGATGTTGAAGCTCCTGGGCTACGACCCGAACAAGGTCCCCATAATACCGGTCAGCGCCGTGAAGGGCGACAATATCAAGACGAAGTCGTCCAACATGCCTTGGTACAACGGGCCGACCCTCCTTGAGGCTTTCGACGCTCTCGAGCCGCCGCAGAGGCCCATAGAGAAGCCTCTGAGGCTTCCGATACAGGACGTCTTCTCGATCACCGGCGCCGGCACAGTGGTTGTGGGGAGGGTAGAGACGGGCGTGATAAAGCCCGGCGACAGGGTCATAGTCATGCCTCCGGCGAAGGTAGGCGACGTCCGCTCGTTGGAGACGCACCACATGAAGCTGGACGAGGCTAAGCCGGGCGACAACATAGGCGTGAACCTCCGCGGTATAGAAAAGGACGACGTGAGGCGCGGCGACGTCTTGGGCAAGGTGGATAACCCGCCGACTGTTGCTGAGGAGATCGTGGCGCGCATCATAGTGCTCTGGCACCCGACCGCCATAGGCCCCGGCTACGCGCCGGTCATGCACGTCCACACCGCCACCGTGCCTGTCCAGATAACCGAGCTCATATCCAAGCTCGACCCGAGGACGGGCCAGACCATAGAACAGAAGCCGCAGTTCATCAAGCAGGGAGACGTGGCCATGGTCAGGCTGAAGCCGCTGAAGCCCGTCGTCGTGGAGAAGTTCGGCGAGTTCCCGGCGCTGGGCCGCTTCGCGCTCCGCGACATGGGCAGAACCATAGCGGCGGGCCAAGTCGTAGAGGTCAAGCCGGCCCAGATACAGCAGAAGTAA
- the rpsJ gene encoding 30S ribosomal protein S10 gives MSMIARRRVRIRLYGTNYSDLENVAREIVDIAKKMGVDVSGPVPLPTKRLMVVTRKAPSGEGYHTFEHWELRIHKRLIDVEANDKVIRRLMTIKVPDTVKIELQLI, from the coding sequence ATGAGCATGATTGCGCGAAGGCGGGTGAGGATTAGGCTCTACGGCACCAACTACTCGGATCTGGAGAATGTGGCCAGAGAGATCGTCGACATCGCTAAAAAGATGGGCGTGGATGTGAGCGGCCCCGTGCCCCTCCCCACAAAGAGGCTTATGGTGGTGACCAGGAAGGCCCCCTCGGGCGAGGGGTACCACACCTTCGAGCACTGGGAGCTCCGCATACACAAGAGGCTTATAGACGTGGAGGCCAACGACAAGGTGATAAGGAGGTTGATGACGATTAAAGTACCCGACACGGTCAAGATCGAGCTCCAGCTCATCTAG
- a CDS encoding MFS transporter — translation MNREVWKISLSAFFADLGYQGAIALLPLLLVAALKLPIYVYGIIEALNYGGGALMGLLGGYAADRYGRKRVAVLGNSLISLMSFTALANSPVLSPILFLAGWWSRNFRTPARRAMLAEVTDEAERKRAFGILHALDIGGGVGSVAVMAALLLAGYSFTAAYLITLPFFITSTALLASVRAGERRGGAKPQAPGLKVTALALASALFGFTYYSFGFPILSIFLHTRSDVISIAAYGLYLAVSAVVGLAVGFAKSTGYKTLAFAGYAIAAVASLLFGLGGSLALYLAAAALLGLSIGVVETLEPYIVASISREEEWGVSMGALTAGRSLGLFISNIAMGFLFSVGELYAYLYAFAAALVAALIVLTVVAR, via the coding sequence ATGAACCGGGAGGTCTGGAAGATATCGCTCTCCGCCTTCTTCGCCGACCTCGGCTACCAAGGAGCCATTGCGTTGTTGCCTCTGTTGTTAGTGGCGGCTCTCAAACTCCCCATATACGTCTACGGCATAATCGAGGCCCTCAACTACGGCGGAGGCGCGTTGATGGGTCTGCTGGGCGGCTACGCGGCGGATAGGTACGGCAGGAAGAGAGTCGCCGTCCTCGGCAACTCCTTGATATCCCTCATGTCGTTCACCGCGCTCGCCAACTCGCCCGTGTTGTCCCCCATCCTCTTCCTGGCAGGTTGGTGGTCCCGCAACTTCAGAACGCCGGCTAGGAGGGCCATGCTGGCCGAGGTGACAGACGAGGCGGAGAGGAAGAGGGCCTTCGGCATACTGCACGCCCTCGACATAGGCGGCGGCGTCGGATCCGTAGCTGTGATGGCCGCCCTATTGCTGGCAGGCTACAGCTTCACGGCGGCCTACCTCATAACTCTCCCCTTCTTCATAACCTCGACCGCGTTGTTGGCCTCGGTCAGGGCAGGCGAGAGGAGGGGAGGCGCCAAGCCCCAGGCGCCCGGCCTAAAGGTCACTGCGCTGGCCCTCGCCTCGGCCCTCTTCGGCTTCACATATTACAGCTTCGGCTTTCCCATACTCAGCATATTCCTACACACCCGCTCCGACGTGATCTCCATAGCGGCCTACGGCCTCTACCTCGCCGTCTCCGCCGTCGTGGGGCTCGCCGTCGGCTTCGCCAAATCGACGGGCTATAAGACCTTGGCCTTCGCTGGCTACGCTATAGCGGCCGTCGCGAGCCTGCTCTTCGGGCTGGGGGGCTCTCTGGCGCTCTATCTGGCGGCCGCCGCGCTGTTGGGCCTCTCCATAGGCGTCGTTGAGACGTTGGAGCCCTACATAGTCGCCTCCATATCGAGGGAAGAGGAGTGGGGCGTCTCCATGGGCGCTCTCACGGCCGGGAGAAGCCTCGGGCTCTTCATATCCAACATAGCCATGGGCTTCCTATTCTCTGTCGGCGAGCTCTACGCCTACCTATACGCCTTCGCCGCAGCCCTCGTAGCGGCCCTAATAGTACTGACGGTAGTCGCCCGCTAA
- a CDS encoding TIGR04084 family radical SAM/SPASM domain-containing protein — protein MLWFLLTTGRCNLRCSYCGGSFDPRHSPWSVQYDLEDLRALLRRDPEPVVFFYGGEPLLNPAYIMKVMDSVKAKRFGIQTNGLLAKRLPPEYWRRFDVVLLSIDGVEEVTDRYRGRGVYRAVLRTLRWLKEEVGCRCEVVARMAVGRASDIYRDVSHLLSLGFDKVHWQLNAVWTDEWDPREFLEWGRSRYLPGIARLRDWFLAEAARGRLLGIVPFLGIYRAMLLRPYDWIPCGAGRRAFAVNTDGRILACPIAVSERWATVGDVKRGVVKADFKLDDRCSRCEYRHICGGRCLYTHYEKYWGEEGFDAVCEITKATIRILEEGKGVLEDLLARGVVRQEDLDYEPILDSTEVIP, from the coding sequence GTGCTCTGGTTCCTCCTGACCACAGGCCGTTGCAACTTGAGGTGTAGCTACTGCGGGGGCTCGTTCGACCCGCGGCACTCGCCTTGGTCTGTGCAGTACGACCTTGAGGATCTAAGGGCGTTGCTCCGGAGGGATCCAGAGCCCGTCGTCTTCTTCTACGGCGGCGAGCCTCTCCTCAACCCGGCCTACATCATGAAGGTGATGGACTCTGTCAAGGCCAAGCGCTTCGGCATACAGACCAACGGGCTTCTGGCGAAGAGGCTACCGCCTGAGTACTGGCGTAGGTTCGACGTGGTCCTCCTCTCTATTGACGGCGTGGAGGAGGTGACCGACCGCTATAGGGGGCGGGGGGTCTATAGGGCGGTCTTGAGGACGTTGAGGTGGCTGAAGGAAGAGGTTGGGTGCCGGTGCGAGGTGGTGGCGAGGATGGCGGTGGGGCGCGCGAGCGATATATACCGCGACGTGTCGCACCTGCTGTCCTTGGGCTTCGATAAGGTCCATTGGCAACTCAACGCTGTGTGGACAGACGAGTGGGACCCCCGCGAGTTCTTGGAGTGGGGCCGTTCAAGATATCTCCCCGGCATCGCTAGGCTCCGCGACTGGTTCCTCGCCGAGGCCGCAAGGGGCAGGCTGTTGGGCATCGTCCCGTTCCTCGGCATATACCGCGCCATGTTGTTGAGGCCGTACGACTGGATCCCTTGCGGGGCGGGGAGGCGCGCGTTCGCCGTAAATACCGACGGCAGGATTCTGGCTTGCCCCATAGCCGTCTCGGAGCGCTGGGCCACAGTCGGCGACGTTAAGAGAGGCGTCGTCAAAGCGGACTTCAAGCTCGACGATAGGTGTTCCAGGTGCGAGTACAGGCATATTTGCGGGGGGCGTTGTCTCTACACCCACTACGAGAAGTACTGGGGCGAGGAGGGCTTCGACGCAGTCTGCGAGATTACGAAGGCCACTATAAGGATATTGGAGGAGGGGAAAGGGGTTCTCGAGGATCTATTGGCCCGGGGAGTCGTCAGGCAGGAGGATCTAGACTACGAGCCGATCCTCGACTCGACGGAAGTCATACCGTAG
- a CDS encoding haloacid dehalogenase, with translation MLDVEKLYNELREYEEVRERVIQTSIRVTRLSKSVIYSLIRGDVEAAERHLKEMSAAAAELRDLISRYPMFYNNGAQGLQEYVEAYSLWVFLKEGRLPSREEVGVDVMTYLMGVADVAGELGRKANEELVRRDLKAAESLRAAVERLYLDMLGLEPRDFELRKKVDYISNQANWIAEKLFYASTCRQLYEVRQGNSEGAGAGRGDRGGGETSRVNP, from the coding sequence GTGCTCGACGTGGAAAAGCTATACAACGAGCTGAGGGAGTACGAGGAGGTTAGGGAGAGGGTTATACAGACCTCTATAAGGGTCACTAGGCTCAGCAAATCGGTGATCTACTCGCTCATTAGAGGCGATGTCGAGGCCGCCGAGAGGCATCTGAAGGAGATGTCGGCCGCGGCGGCTGAGCTGAGGGACTTGATATCGAGATACCCCATGTTCTACAACAACGGGGCGCAGGGCCTGCAGGAGTACGTCGAGGCGTACTCCCTCTGGGTGTTCCTCAAGGAGGGCAGGCTCCCGAGCCGCGAGGAGGTCGGCGTGGACGTAATGACGTATCTAATGGGCGTCGCCGATGTGGCGGGGGAGCTGGGGAGGAAGGCCAACGAGGAGCTCGTGAGGAGAGACCTAAAGGCTGCGGAGTCCCTACGCGCGGCGGTGGAGAGGTTGTATCTGGACATGCTAGGCCTCGAGCCGCGCGACTTCGAGCTCAGGAAGAAGGTGGACTATATATCGAACCAGGCCAACTGGATAGCGGAAAAGCTTTTCTACGCGTCCACATGCCGCCAATTGTATGAAGTACGTCAAGGAAATAGTGAGGGAGCTGGGGCTGGGCGAGGCGACAGAGGAGGTGGAGAGACAAGTCGAGTCAATCCTTAG
- a CDS encoding amidase, with the protein MIREIVERNLADPASVRRDAEEALRKAESDRNNYFLALDRALPEKAEHIAGLGRGGRLFGLVLAVKDNIDVAGLPTTNGAPYAKSVPGRSAAVVRMLEAEGALVLGKTNMHELALGATNINPHFGPTRNPHDPSRITGGSSGGSAGAVAAGVAHIALGTDTGGSVRIPAALCGVVGYKPAYGSLPTDGVKPLAPTLDHVGLLAKTVSDVAYLMEVLSGVKAEPPARFRFAVLRGVAEADDYVDKAFWRAVSVLEEAGGERFEVEVDARRFSYARAAILLAEAAAVNWGYLKSYGQFMGRDVASLLRVGASLPAVAYIKALEVQREAKAYFASLLKRYDALATPTTAIAAPRIEEADSIAVRPKLLAFTELFNLTGLPAVSVPAPAPGLPVGLQLASSDDEKLLGIALAYELSAGRLS; encoded by the coding sequence ATGATAAGGGAGATCGTTGAGAGGAATCTGGCAGACCCCGCATCTGTGAGAAGAGACGCCGAGGAGGCCCTCAGGAAGGCCGAGTCCGACCGCAACAACTACTTCCTAGCTCTCGACAGAGCTCTTCCCGAGAAGGCGGAGCACATCGCGGGGCTTGGGCGCGGCGGCCGCCTCTTCGGGCTTGTGCTGGCGGTGAAGGACAACATCGACGTGGCGGGGCTCCCCACGACAAACGGTGCGCCCTACGCCAAGTCGGTGCCCGGCAGATCGGCCGCCGTGGTGAGGATGCTGGAGGCCGAGGGGGCCTTGGTGCTCGGCAAGACCAACATGCACGAGCTGGCGCTGGGCGCCACCAACATAAATCCCCATTTCGGCCCCACGAGGAATCCGCACGACCCCTCCAGAATCACCGGCGGCTCCTCGGGGGGATCCGCAGGCGCCGTGGCGGCCGGCGTAGCCCACATAGCTCTCGGGACCGACACGGGGGGTTCCGTGAGGATCCCGGCGGCGCTGTGCGGGGTCGTGGGCTACAAGCCGGCCTACGGCTCTCTGCCTACCGACGGCGTCAAGCCGCTCGCGCCCACCCTCGACCACGTGGGCCTCCTCGCCAAGACTGTCTCGGACGTGGCATACCTCATGGAGGTGTTAAGCGGCGTCAAGGCGGAGCCCCCTGCCCGCTTCCGCTTCGCTGTGTTGAGGGGCGTGGCCGAGGCCGACGACTACGTAGATAAGGCCTTCTGGCGCGCCGTCTCTGTACTGGAGGAGGCGGGGGGCGAGCGGTTCGAGGTGGAGGTGGACGCCAGGCGCTTCTCCTACGCAAGAGCCGCCATACTCCTCGCGGAGGCGGCCGCGGTCAACTGGGGCTACCTCAAGTCCTACGGCCAGTTCATGGGGCGCGACGTGGCGTCCCTCCTACGCGTCGGGGCGTCCCTCCCGGCGGTAGCCTACATAAAGGCGCTTGAGGTGCAGAGGGAGGCCAAGGCGTACTTCGCCTCGCTCCTAAAGAGGTACGACGCCCTGGCGACCCCCACCACCGCAATCGCCGCGCCGAGGATAGAGGAGGCCGACTCCATAGCGGTTAGGCCGAAGCTGTTGGCCTTCACCGAGCTCTTCAATCTGACGGGCCTCCCCGCCGTGTCTGTCCCCGCGCCAGCCCCCGGCCTGCCCGTGGGGCTACAGCTGGCCTCCTCCGACGACGAGAAGCTGTTGGGGATCGCCCTGGCCTACGAGCTCTCGGCTGGCCGACTAAGCTAA
- a CDS encoding MBL fold metallo-hydrolase gives MELVRRYIQGNHLITTYVLDVGGVKVAVDPGPPNSFTPTDADYIICTHIHNDHCGAAGHAGKPVYVHERYVGHVANPARLWQATKETLGPIADLFGEPKGAADVRPLRDGERLFDAIDVYFTPGHAPHHVMFYYRDGGVLFTGDGAGVYVPEIGAVFPTTPPPFRFDLYVESLRRVASIGAKMLCFPHFACTEDVDLLRRHLEQIKAWREAALAVKGRGGGPEELAAELRRADEAAAKIAERGGLLYSFFLWQTLLGLLQS, from the coding sequence ATGGAGCTCGTCCGTAGGTATATACAGGGCAACCACCTGATCACGACGTATGTTCTCGACGTGGGAGGGGTCAAAGTCGCCGTGGATCCCGGGCCGCCGAACTCCTTCACGCCGACGGACGCCGACTATATAATCTGTACGCATATCCACAACGACCACTGCGGCGCCGCTGGCCACGCAGGCAAGCCGGTCTACGTACACGAGAGGTACGTGGGGCATGTGGCCAACCCGGCCCGTCTCTGGCAGGCTACCAAGGAGACCCTCGGCCCCATCGCCGATCTCTTCGGCGAGCCGAAGGGGGCGGCCGACGTGAGGCCCCTGAGGGACGGGGAGAGGCTGTTCGACGCCATCGACGTGTACTTCACGCCGGGCCATGCGCCGCACCACGTCATGTTCTACTACAGAGACGGCGGCGTTTTGTTCACCGGCGACGGCGCCGGCGTCTACGTGCCGGAGATAGGGGCCGTGTTCCCCACGACCCCTCCGCCGTTTAGGTTCGACCTATACGTGGAGTCGCTTAGGAGGGTCGCCTCGATAGGCGCCAAGATGCTCTGCTTCCCCCACTTCGCCTGCACCGAGGACGTCGACCTCTTGAGGAGGCACTTGGAGCAGATAAAGGCGTGGCGCGAGGCCGCTTTGGCGGTCAAGGGCAGAGGCGGAGGGCCCGAGGAGCTCGCGGCCGAGTTGAGGCGGGCGGACGAGGCGGCGGCGAAGATAGCCGAGAGGGGCGGCCTTCTCTACAGCTTCTTCCTCTGGCAGACGTTACTGGGCCTGCTACAGAGCTGA
- a CDS encoding HEPN domain-containing protein codes for MAQQAAEFLLKGRLIEAIGSRPYTHSVYHLVKLLYESLERGLDAEVVRCAKYLTEQYIGSRYPDARMLEHDREDAEECIKCLEVIWNSVQKDTA; via the coding sequence TTGGCCCAACAGGCGGCCGAGTTTCTGCTGAAGGGGAGGCTGATCGAGGCAATCGGTTCGCGGCCCTATACCCACTCCGTGTACCACCTCGTCAAGCTCCTCTATGAGTCGCTGGAGCGCGGCCTAGACGCCGAGGTCGTCAGATGCGCGAAGTACCTCACGGAGCAGTATATAGGCAGTAGATACCCCGACGCGAGGATGCTGGAGCACGACCGGGAAGACGCAGAGGAATGTATAAAATGTCTAGAAGTTATCTGGAATAGTGTTCAGAAGGATACTGCTTAA
- a CDS encoding nucleotidyltransferase domain-containing protein, with product MFRRILLKSHAEIEEWIKSLCTKGYTVVLFGSRARGDARIDSDWDLVILGDAPPGKPPNDLAQVHYATPQAAAGEIARLNTIFVDAFYEGRLICGDAQLFQTLKELAARRTQGMVKTRPGWIA from the coding sequence GTGTTCAGAAGGATACTGCTTAAATCCCACGCCGAGATAGAGGAGTGGATCAAGAGCCTATGCACGAAGGGGTACACGGTGGTCCTCTTCGGCTCCCGGGCCAGGGGAGACGCCAGGATAGACAGCGACTGGGATCTCGTGATCCTCGGGGACGCCCCGCCCGGGAAGCCTCCCAACGATCTGGCGCAGGTACACTACGCGACTCCCCAGGCGGCCGCGGGGGAGATCGCCCGCCTCAACACGATCTTCGTAGACGCCTTCTACGAAGGGCGCCTCATATGCGGCGACGCGCAGCTCTTCCAGACGCTGAAGGAGCTCGCCGCGAGGAGGACGCAAGGCATGGTCAAGACGCGGCCAGGCTGGATAGCCTAA
- a CDS encoding HAD family hydrolase has translation MYVFDLDGTLVDSVDAHVRAWIDALAALGVKASEEEVRPLMGLPAAEIARRLAPGKARELAELKIRYFLERHIDEVVPYPDVDVLASLPRPIAVVTSSSGVLARAVLRRADIAVDYVLGGDEVERGKPHPDPLIAVSRVFGVPTSSMVVVGDSVYDVEMALAAGARPICIARSLPPCRPDVRVIKSLRELLNSLR, from the coding sequence GTGTACGTCTTCGATCTAGACGGGACTCTGGTGGACTCCGTCGACGCCCACGTAAGGGCGTGGATAGACGCGCTCGCCGCCCTAGGGGTTAAGGCCAGCGAGGAGGAGGTGAGGCCTCTCATGGGGCTCCCCGCGGCGGAGATAGCCAGGAGGCTCGCGCCGGGCAAGGCGCGGGAGCTCGCCGAGCTGAAGATCAGGTACTTCTTGGAGCGGCATATAGACGAGGTGGTGCCCTACCCTGACGTCGACGTATTGGCGTCGCTCCCCCGCCCTATAGCGGTGGTGACGTCGTCAAGCGGCGTGCTCGCGAGGGCTGTCCTGAGGAGGGCCGACATCGCGGTGGACTACGTCCTAGGCGGCGACGAGGTGGAGCGGGGGAAGCCGCACCCCGACCCCCTCATTGCAGTGTCGCGCGTCTTCGGAGTGCCGACGAGCTCCATGGTGGTCGTCGGGGATAGCGTCTACGACGTGGAGATGGCGCTCGCGGCAGGCGCGCGCCCCATATGTATAGCTAGATCGCTCCCTCCGTGTAGGCCGGACGTCCGCGTCATCAAGAGCTTGAGGGAGCTCTTGAACTCCCTGCGTTGA